A region from the Solibacillus sp. FSL H8-0523 genome encodes:
- a CDS encoding adenine phosphoribosyltransferase: MDLKQYVTTVENWPKEGISFKDITTIMDNGPAYKYATDQIVEYAKEVGAEIIVGPEARGFIIGCPVAYALEIGFAPVRKPGKLPREVISADYGLEYGTDTLTMHKDAIKPGQKVLICDDLLATGGTVEATVRLIEELGGEVVGAAFIIELMELNGREKIKNIPIKTLIQY; the protein is encoded by the coding sequence ATGGATTTAAAACAATACGTAACAACAGTAGAAAACTGGCCTAAAGAAGGGATCAGCTTTAAGGATATTACAACAATTATGGATAACGGACCTGCATACAAATATGCAACAGACCAAATTGTCGAGTATGCGAAAGAAGTTGGTGCTGAAATTATCGTAGGACCAGAAGCACGCGGATTCATTATCGGGTGCCCAGTAGCATACGCACTTGAAATCGGTTTCGCCCCAGTGCGTAAGCCAGGTAAATTACCACGTGAAGTAATCTCAGCTGATTACGGCTTAGAATATGGTACAGATACATTAACAATGCACAAAGATGCAATTAAACCAGGTCAAAAAGTATTAATCTGTGACGATTTACTTGCAACTGGCGGTACAGTAGAAGCAACTGTACGTTTAATCGAAGAATTAGGCGGCGAAGTTGTCGGTGCTGCATTCATCATTGAGTTAATGGAGTTAAATGGCCGCGAGAAAATCAAAAACATTCCAATTAAAACATTAATTCAATATTAA
- the recJ gene encoding single-stranded-DNA-specific exonuclease RecJ: MIQSQKLWTIDEPEQQLIEQLTSQLGVSTIAAKILIARGCKTAEQAAPLLKIDASQYHDPFLMAGMDEAVARIEQALETGEKILVYGDYDADGITSTTVMLNVLLDLGADVDFVIPNRFKHGYGPNAELFREAHANGFGLIITVDNGISGIEPVKLARELGMDVIITDHHEAGEILPDANIIVHPRIPAGHYPFGELAGVGVAFKLAHALYGELPDHLFEYVAIGTIADLVPLVGENRYLVQRGLKALQESYNPWVPALCEASGANQQDITEETVGFYFGPRLNAIGRLGDAQPGVEFLMSESQPDANRLAKQLNDKNTERKKIVEDIADEAIALIESTPALKESLVLVVAGEGWNPGVVGIVASRLVEKYYRPTIVLSIDREKGMAKGSARSIEGFHLFNELAKNRDILPHFGGHPMAAGMTLAIEHVDELRIRLHQQASACLTEDQLIQKLHIDVPIELNEISVEAIEEIRGLAPFGTEFPKPNFAIQYVKVKSMRKIGSAENHLKMELEDAYGSLDAIGFGKGYLFDEISYGIELSLVGDLQINEWQGNKKPQFMIQDIGVKDWQLYDYRGKSQTANWLAKIPVEQTDFIAFSGQTKHEYAQAMPKEIVHVTAQTDLTKLERNIVLLDLPENVVLLENLLQVVKIERIYAHFYTKNSVYMNGMPSRDHFKWYYGFLKKRPTFNLNQHIQQLSQHIGLNSEVIKFMTKVFFELGFVTIENGLTTVNENAPKTALSEAPSYKMRSQQIELEQKLLYATYSELKQWFDERLSS; the protein is encoded by the coding sequence AACAAGCCGCTCCGTTATTAAAAATTGATGCAAGCCAGTATCATGACCCATTTTTAATGGCAGGAATGGATGAGGCAGTTGCACGAATTGAACAGGCCCTAGAGACCGGCGAGAAGATATTAGTATACGGAGATTATGATGCCGATGGAATAACTAGCACAACGGTCATGCTAAACGTCTTACTCGATTTAGGGGCAGATGTAGACTTCGTCATTCCAAATCGTTTTAAGCATGGCTACGGCCCGAATGCGGAGCTGTTTCGCGAGGCACATGCAAATGGTTTTGGACTCATTATTACCGTAGATAACGGCATTAGTGGAATTGAACCGGTAAAGCTTGCCCGTGAACTTGGTATGGACGTCATTATTACCGATCACCATGAAGCGGGAGAAATCTTACCGGATGCGAATATTATCGTGCACCCGCGTATACCAGCAGGGCATTATCCGTTTGGTGAGCTTGCAGGTGTTGGGGTAGCGTTTAAATTAGCACACGCACTTTACGGTGAATTACCTGACCATTTATTTGAATATGTGGCGATTGGCACGATTGCCGATTTAGTCCCATTAGTCGGAGAAAATCGCTATCTTGTACAGCGCGGATTAAAGGCATTGCAAGAATCGTATAACCCGTGGGTACCGGCACTATGTGAAGCATCGGGTGCCAATCAACAGGACATTACTGAAGAAACGGTTGGCTTTTATTTTGGACCTCGTTTAAATGCGATTGGGCGTCTTGGAGATGCGCAACCAGGTGTGGAATTTTTAATGAGCGAAAGCCAGCCGGATGCCAACAGATTAGCCAAGCAACTAAATGATAAAAATACGGAACGTAAAAAAATTGTAGAAGACATTGCGGATGAAGCAATTGCCCTGATTGAAAGTACACCGGCTTTAAAAGAATCCCTTGTTTTAGTCGTAGCTGGTGAAGGTTGGAATCCGGGGGTTGTGGGGATTGTAGCCTCGCGTTTAGTTGAAAAATACTATCGCCCAACGATTGTGCTGTCAATAGACCGAGAAAAGGGAATGGCAAAAGGCTCTGCGCGTAGTATTGAAGGCTTCCATTTATTTAACGAATTAGCGAAAAATCGTGATATCCTCCCGCACTTTGGTGGACATCCGATGGCAGCGGGCATGACGTTAGCAATCGAGCATGTCGATGAATTACGTATCCGTTTACATCAGCAAGCAAGTGCCTGCTTAACAGAAGACCAGTTAATTCAAAAGCTACATATTGATGTGCCGATTGAATTAAACGAAATTAGCGTGGAAGCGATCGAAGAAATCCGTGGGTTAGCCCCGTTTGGTACAGAATTCCCGAAACCAAATTTTGCAATTCAATACGTCAAAGTCAAATCGATGCGAAAAATTGGCTCTGCAGAAAACCATTTGAAAATGGAGCTTGAAGATGCGTACGGTTCGCTGGACGCGATCGGCTTTGGTAAAGGGTATTTATTCGATGAAATTTCGTACGGCATTGAGCTATCCCTTGTAGGAGACCTACAAATTAATGAATGGCAAGGCAATAAAAAGCCGCAGTTTATGATTCAAGATATTGGTGTTAAGGATTGGCAGCTTTACGATTACCGTGGAAAGAGTCAAACGGCGAATTGGTTAGCAAAAATTCCAGTTGAACAGACGGACTTTATAGCCTTTTCTGGGCAAACAAAACATGAGTATGCGCAAGCAATGCCCAAGGAAATTGTCCATGTGACAGCGCAAACGGATTTAACGAAACTTGAGCGAAATATTGTGCTGTTAGATTTACCAGAAAACGTCGTACTTTTAGAAAACTTGTTACAAGTAGTGAAAATCGAACGCATTTACGCACATTTTTACACAAAGAATTCAGTCTATATGAACGGCATGCCATCGCGTGATCATTTCAAATGGTACTACGGATTCTTGAAAAAACGTCCGACCTTTAACCTGAATCAACATATTCAACAATTATCGCAACATATTGGACTAAATAGTGAAGTAATTAAGTTTATGACAAAAGTGTTTTTTGAGCTAGGATTTGTTACAATAGAGAATGGTTTGACGACTGTAAACGAAAATGCACCAAAAACCGCATTATCGGAAGCACCGTCATATAAAATGCGTTCGCAACAAATTGAGCTGGAGCAAAAACTTTTATATGCCACATATAGCGAGTTAAAACAATGGTTTGATGAACGATTGAGTTCTTGA